A window of Blautia argi genomic DNA:
CCTGATTCCATGTTTCCTGTTAAACTGTTTTCCGGTTTTGTCTTCCCGCAACAGACCAAACCGCGTACCCTCCGCAGAGTACAGGAAAGCTTCGTGACCGGAATCAGGGGGTGTCCATCAAAAGCAGAGAAAATGGAAGTACATGAAAGAAATAAAATATAAATAAATTAAATAAATATAAGAGAGGCTGCCTCAGAAGGTACAGGAAAAAAGACTTTCCATATACACTTTCCGGGGCAGCCTTTTCTGCTTTATAGGAAATTTCATTTTCTATAAAGCAAAAACGCTTTGAGAGATTCTTTTTTATACGGTCAGAAGTGCAGACCTTATTGGAACTGCACTTCTAAAAGAACCGGCTGATGGTCGGTATAGGCAAAATCTGTATTGACAACAGAAATATCGGAAACTTTCAGATTGTCCGATACAATAAATCCGTCCAGAACATACACCTGAGAAGTTTCATAGGAGCCTGTATAAGGTGCATTTAACAGACGGCAGGTGGGATAGCTGTCATCCACGGCAAAAGAAAAATGCTTTGGCAAGTCCTTGTGCTCAATCGTGCCAGGAACCCAGTTTTCAGTATCGTGAATCGGATAGCTATCCATACCCTCAAAGGTCTGGTTAAAATCCCCTCCTGCAATGACATAATTGCCTGCTGCGTATTCCTCTGCCAGCTTCTTTGCCAGCATTTTGCTCTGTGCCTCTTTTCCCTCTCCGCTGTCATAGGCCTCCAGATGAAAATTAATCAGCACCAGCTCTGCATCTGTATCCTTTAGAGGAATGCGGGTTTCCAGCATACACCGCTTCAGATTGCAGGTTTTTATCGGCCAGGTAAAGGATTCCGGAAGGGAAATTCTGGAGGCAGAGTCTGCATGCAGGTCTGTCAGGGTAAGAAGTCCGCTGTTCACCTTTCCGATAGGGGGAAGGGGATATGGCACAAAATCACATTTGAAATTGCAGGCAAAGACACTGTCCATGTTGAGAGCGTTTTCATAGTATTCTGCTTCATTCAAATGATAGGAACGTTTGGAATCCGTGTCCACCTCCTGGAGGAAATATACGTCAGCAGGATTGTCAGACAGGATTTTTTCAATCCCCTTTAAGTTGTCCTGTACCTGCTTTTGGCTGTCCGGCTGTACTCTGGTTCCGCCGTCCATAAAGAAATCCTCACTTTTATCGAGTCCCGCATATCCGGTGTTAAAGGTCATAACACGAAAGGTAGCTTTATTGGAAAGAATCCGTGCGCCGGAAGGCGGGGGCAGGCTTTCTATCGGCCTGGGACGATATTCCCGAATAGTCAGCCAGAGGACGCCCAACAGCAGAAGAACCACTGCAAAAAGAAGGACAAATCCGGCTGTTTTCAGGATTGTTTTTGTTTTGTTCATGGTAAGCACCTCCTGGAAACATTGTAGCATAAGGGGTAGGGATTGAACACCCAAATACAGGGAGATTAGAAAGATTTTAGAATTTCCTGTCTTGACAAAGCAGTGCTTTGTGCTTATGATATTCCTCAGAAAAAGGTAATGAGAAAGAGGAGTACATTTTGGAAGCTGGCAGAGAGGACGATTCACAGGCTGGAAGATTGTCCGGGCAGGAAGAGATGGAAGGTAGCTTTTGAACCGGGAGGCTGAAGGATCAGACTGTCAGAAATACAGAGAAAAGGGTTTGGTAGGTTTCCACGCGTCGTCTGCGTTAAAGGACTTCAAAGTGATAAATTAAGGTGGTACCGCGATACGAAGTCGCCCTTTGTAACTATTTTTCAGAAGATGGTTATGGGGGCTTTTTTATTTCATAGGAAAATGTGCCCTATAACCAGAAAGAGGAGGAACTATGAGCAAAGAGCTTGCAAAAACTTATGATCCGAAAGGATTGGAAGACCGTATTTACCAGAAATGGCTGGACAACAAGTATTTCCATGCCGAAGTAAACAGAGATAAAAAACCATTCACCATTGTTATGCCCCCGCCAAACGTTACCGGACAGCTTCATATGGGACATGCCCTGGACGAAACCATGCAGGATATTCTCATTCGTTTTAAGAGAATGCAGGGCTATGAAGCCCTTTGGCAGCCGGGTACAGACCATGCAGCCATTGCCACTGAGGTAAAGGTTATTGAGAAGCTGAAGGAACAGGGCATTGACAAGAACGAAATCGGCAGAGAGGAATTCTTAAAGCATGCCTGGGAATGGAAGGAAGAGTACGGCGGAAAGATTATCAACCAGTTGAAAAAGCTGGGTGCATCTGCAGATTGGGACAGAGAGCGCTTCACCATGGACGAGGGCTGCTCAAAAGCTGTGCAGGAAGTCTTTATTAAGCTGTATGAAAAAGGCTATATTTATAAGGGCTCCAGAATTATCAACTGGTGTCCTGTGTGCCAGACTTCTATTTCTGACGCAGAGGTAGAACATGAAGACCAGGACGGATTTTTCTGGCATATTAATTATCCGGTAGTGGGAGAAGAAGGCAAATTTGTGGAAATCGCGACCACACGTCCGGAAACTCTTCTGGGAGATACTGCGGTAGCAGTGAATCCGGAAGATGAAAGATACAAAGACCTGGTAGGAAAAATGCTGAAGCTGCCTCTTACGGACAGAGAAATTCCGGTTGTGGCAGATGAATATGTAGACAAAGAATTTGGAACAGGCTGTGTAAAAATCACACCAGCCCATGACCCCAATGACTTTGAAGTAGGAAAAAGACACAACCTTCCGGAAATTACCATTATGAATGATGATGCTACCATTAATGAGCTGGGCGGCAAATATGCAGGCATGGATCGTTATGAAGCCAGAAAAGCTATGGTAGAGGATTTAAAGGAACTGGGACTTCTGGTAAAGGTGGTTCCCCATTCTCACAGTGTAGGAACTCATGACCGCTGCAAAACCACAGTAGAGCCAATGATTAAGCCACAGTGGTTTGTGCGTATGAAGGAAATGGGCGAGGCTGCCATTGAAACACTGAAGGAAGGAAACCTGACCTTTGTGCCTGAACGTTTTGACAAGATTTACATGCACTGGCTGGAAAATATCAGAGATTGGTGTATTTCCCGTCAGCTCTGGTGGGGACACAGAATTCCGGCTTATTACTGCGATGAGTGCAGAGAAACCGTTGTGGCAGCAGATATGCCGGAGAAATGTCCGAAGTGTGGCTGCACTCATCTGCATCAGGACGAGGATACCCTGGATACCTGGTTCTCCTCAGCCCTGTGGCCGTTCTCTACTCTTGGCTGGCCGGACAATACAGAGGAAATGGATTATTTCTATCCCACAGACGTGCTGGTAACCGGATATGATATTATTTTCTTCTGGGTGATCCGTATGGTATTTTCAGGCCTTGAACAGACCGGAAAGACACCGTTCCACCATGTACTCATTCATGGTCTGGTAAGAGATTCCCAGGGTCGCAAGATGAGTAAATCCCTTGGAAACGGTATTGACCCGCTTGAGGTTATTGACAAATACGGCGCTGATGCCCTGCGTCTGACTCTGATGACCGGAAATGCGCCCGGAAATGATATGCGTTTCTACTGGGAAAGAGTAGAGGCAAGCAGAAACTTTGCTAATAAGGTATGGAACGCGTCCAGATTTATTATGATGAACCTGGAAAAAGCAGAGGTTCCGGCAGAGATTGACCTTTCCTCCCTTACCAGTGCAGACAAGTGGATTCTCTCCAAGGTCAACACACTGGCAAAGGATGTTACAGAAAATCTGGATAAATATGAGCTGGGAATTGCAGTACAGAAAGTCTATGACTTTATCTGGGAGGAATTCTGTGACTGGTATATTGAAATGGTGAAGCCTCGTCTTTACAACGAAGAGGATACTACAAAGGCAGCGGCTCTTTGGACTTTGAAGACCGTGCTTGCCAATGCCCTGAAGCTTCTGCATCCATATATGCCGTTTATTACAGAGGAAATTTTCTGTACCTTATGCCCGGAGGAAGAATCCATTATGATTTCATCCTGGCCGGAATTTAAAGAAGCGTGGAATTTCGCAGCAGATGAGGAAGCTGTGGAAATGATGAAAGAGGCGGTAAGAAGTATCCGTAATGTTCGCACAGGCATGAACGTACCACCAAGCAAAAAGGCAAAGGTTTATGTTGTGTCTGAAAACGAAGGGGTAAGAGAAGTATTTGAAAACGGGAAGGTTTTCTTTGCCTCTCTTGGTTATGCCAGCGAGGTGTTGGTGCAGGCAGACAAGACGGGAATCGCAGAGGACGCAGTATCGGCAGTGACCTCTGACGCAGTCATTTACATGCCTTTTGCAGAGCTTGTAGATATTGAGAAGGAAATCGAAAGACTGAAAAAAGAAGAGGAAAAACTGGAAAAAGAACTTGCGCGCGTAAACGGAATGCTGAAGAATGAACGTTTCATCAGTAAAGCACCGGAAAGTAAGGTAGCGGAGGAACGCGAGAAATTAGAGCGTTATACAAATATGATGGAACAGGTGAAGTTAAGACTTGCACAGCTTCAGCCTTAATAAGGAGAAGAACGCTATGAAAGAAACCAGAAAAGTATTAAGTATTAAGTATCTTAATATGTTTTCCGTTCCCCTGCAGATGCTTGCCGTCTGCATCGGGTACTTCTTTATAGAGGCAATTTCCAGACATTCCCTGTGGGAAGCCATGGATTTTATGAAGGAACGCCCTTTGGTGTTCCTTTATAATGCCTTTTTAATTTTTACCACAACCCTGATTGTATACCTGTTCAGACGGAGGGTGTTCTGGAGAACCATCTGTGTGATTTTCTGGCTGGGTCTGGGAATTATTAACGGTGTGCTGTTAAGCAACCGCGTCACCCCCTTTACCGGTCCGGACTTGCATCTGATTACGGATGCATTTCAGATCGCAGACAGGTATCTGTCCCCGTTTTTCTTTGTGGTGGTAGTCATTGCCGCCATACTGGCAGTTATTGGACTGATTATTCTGTTTTTCAAGGGACCGAAATACCAGGGGAAAATGAGCTACAAATTAAATGTTCCGCTGATTTTAGCCGGAGTTCTGGCATTTGCAGGAACCACAAAGCTGGCGCTTGACAAAAGAGTGCTGTCCAATTATTTCGGCAATATTGCTTTTGCCTATGAGGATTACGGCTATCCCTACTGTCTGGCTACCACGGTATTTAATACCGGTATCGGGCTTCCCAGAGGTTATTCAGAGGAGAGTGTTGAAAAAATTGACAAGAGTGAGGATACGCTGCCAAAGACAGGAGAAAAACGTCCGAATATTCTGTTTTTACAGTTGGAATCCTTTTTTGACCCGGAGCTGGTGGAATACCTGGATATTTCCGAAGACCCGATTCCGAATTTCCGCAAGATGATGAAGGACTATTCCTCCGGGTATTTCAAGGTACCGTCTGTAGGCGCAGGTACTGCCAATACAGAGTTTGAAACCATTACAGGAATGAGCATGCGCTATTTCGGACCGGGGGAATATCCCTATAAGAGCGTGTTAAAGGAAACCACCTGTGAGAGCGCGCCTTATGTGCTGAAGAATCTGGGTTACGGTACCCATGCGATTCATAATAATGAAGCCAATTTCTATGGAAGAAAAAATGTGTTTGCAAATCTGGGATTTGACAGCTTTACTTCCGAGGAATATATGGCAGAACAGGACGATACGAACCCAAACGACTGGATCAGAGATAAAAATCTGACAAAATATATTCTCCAGGCCATGGAGTCCACAGAAGGGCCGGATTATGTGTATACTATTTCCGTACAGGGACATGGAGATTATCCGGAGGAACCTGTGCTGGAAAATCCTAAGATTAAAGTCAGCGGTGCAAGCACTCAGGCTGAGAATTACAAGTGGGAATATTACTGCAACCAGATTTACGAAATGGATCAGTTTGTAAAAGAACTGACAGACACTCTTTCAAAGCTTGATGAGGATGTGGTTCTGGTGATGTATGGTGACCATTTGCCTACCATGGGCCTTACGGTTACAGATATGAAAAATAAATATCTTTTCCAGACAGAATATGTGATCTGGGATAACATGGGATTGGAAAAAAAGGACAAAAACCTGGCAGCTTATCAGATGGCAGCAGAGGTTCTGGACAGAGTGGGAATCCATGAGGGAAATGTATTCCGTTTCCACCAGGCAAGAAGAAACACCAAGAATTACCAAGTGGATCTGGAAATGCTGCAGTATGATATTCTGTATGGAGAAAAGTATATTTATGACAGGGAAAATCCTTTCGAACGGGTGAAAATGCATCTGGGTGTGGAAGATGCACAGCTTGAAAGCATTCAGCAGATTTCAGAAAATCAGTATTATATCAAGGGAGCAAACTTCACACAGTCCGCATTTTTAGAGGTAAACGGCGAGCTTATAGAAGCGAATTTTGTAGATGAGAATACCCTTCTTGTGCTGGATACCCAGCTAACGGAGGAAGATAAGGTAGACGTTGCGATCCGAAGCAACAGTTCCACGCACAGGGTGCTTACAAGGACAGAAAAATATATCTACCATGAGCCTGAGGCAGGCAGCAATAAAGCAAAATTAGAACCGATTATTACCGAAGAACCCGAAACAGAAGTAACGGAAGAAAGTCAGAAAGAAAAGGAAGAATAAAGGGAAAAACTTTTTGGCAAACCGACATAATTTGCTTGCATATTGTCACCACTTCATTATAATGGTAAGTGACCGTACAGGAAGTACAAAGCTCCATTACAATGAAGTGGTACTTTGCATTACGGGCAAAAGACGGGAGGAAATCAACTTGTTTACATACGAAGAAGCAGTAGCTTATATTGAAAATATACCGAAATTTACAACGAAAAATAAATTGGAACACACCAGGAAATGTCTGGATCTTCTGGGCAGTCCTGATAAAGATAAAAAAATAATCCATGTAGCCGGGACCAACGGAAAGGGAAGCGTCTGTGCGTTTCTTTCCTCTATGCTGGAGCAGGGGGGCTTTCGCTGCGGACTGTTTACCTCTCCTCATCTGGTGAAAATCAATGAGCGGTTTCAGATTAATGAAGTTATGATTTCAGACGAGAGATTTACAGAGGCCTTTCTGGAAGTGAAAAATCTGGCAGACCGCCTGGTGGAAGAAGGAGATTATCACCCGACCTATTTTGAATTTCTGTTCCTTATGGGAATGATTGTGTTCAGACAGGAAAATGTGGATTACATCATTCTGGAAACCGGGCTGGGAGGAAGACTGGACGCAACCAACTCTGTGACAAAGCCCCTTGCCTGTGTCATTACCTCAATCAGTCTGGACCATGTGGAATATCTTGGGGATACCATTGAAAAGATTGCAGGGGAGAAAGCGGGAATTATCAAAAAAGGCGTGCCGGTGATTTTTGACGGCAACCGAGAAGAGGCGGCAGCGGTGATAAAGGCAAGAGCCGAAGAACTGGGATGTCCCTGGTATGAAGTAAAGGAAGAGCAGCAGAACATGCTGGATTATACGCCAGAGGGAATCCGCTTTTTATCTGCTTCCGGAATTTACGGAGATACGGAGCTTTTTGTTCCTTTTATTGCCAGGTATCAGATGATGAATGCAGCTTTGGCGCTGGAAACCATGGGCGTGCTGAGAATGGTACATGGTCTTCAGAAAGAGGCGTTAAAGGCAGGAATCTGCAGTACCAGATGGCAGGGCAGAATGGAAACTATTTTGCCGGGCGTGATTGTAGACGGGGCGCACAACGAGGACGGGATTGCCAGATTTGTGGAAACCGTATCCTATTTCCAGAAGGACTATCCCATTACTTTGCTGTTTTCTACCGTTGCGGATAAGGAGTTTCCAGATATGATAAAGAGAATCTGCGAGGGACTTGATTTTGCAAATGTCATTGTCACGGAAATCTGGGGAAGCAGAAAGCAGTCATCCAGGGAGCTGGCAGAACTGTTTCGTTTAAATGGCTGTGAAACAGTGTTTGCAGAGCCTGATGCAGGGAAGGCTTTTGACCTGGCATATAAAAAGAAAAAGGACGGCTTGCTTTTTGTGGCAGGTTCGCTGTATCTGGCGGGGGAGATTAAGGATTATGTAAGGAGGAACGTACATGATTAATTATGAGGAAGAACTGAAAAAATTCCAGCCCTGTCTTGATGTAGATGATGCGGAAGGGGCGATTTATCATCAGGATTTGACCGATGTCATAGACATTTTGAAGGAAATGATAAAAGAGAACCAAAGCACTTCGGATAAATAGGAGAAGATTATGAATTGTATTGTATGTCATGCACAACTGACGGCTTCGGACTATTGCCCAAAGTGCGGGTGCAATGTAAAAGCCCTGAAAAAGGTAAACGCGCTTTCCAATCTCTATTATAACCAGGGGCTTGAGAAGGCTCAGATTCGGGATTTGTCAGGAGCGATTACCTGTTTAAAGAGAAGTCTGAAAATGAATAAGCTGAATATCCAGGCAAGAAATCTTCTGGGGCTGGTATACTTTGAAACAGGAGAAGTGGTGGCAGCGTTGTCCCAGTGGGTAATCAGTAAAAATATGATGCCCCAGGGAAATCCTGCGGAAGGCTATATTGACAGGCTGCAGAAGAATGCCAACCGTCTGGACATGATTAATATCAGTATTAAAAAGTATAATCAGTGTCTGGAATATTGCAGAAACGGCAATCCGGATATGGCAAAAATGCAGCTGAAAAAAGGTGCTTTCCAATAATCCCAAGCTGATTAAGGGCTATCACCTTCTGGCGCTTCTTTATATGCAGGAAGGGGAATACGAAAAAGCCAGAAAGAGATTGAAGGCAGCAGCCCGGATTGATAAAACCAATACTACCACTCTGCGGTTTTTAAGGGAAATCGAGGAGCAGACAGGGCGGGCTACCAGTCTGGATTCCAGATTTAAGATAAAGGAAAAAGAGATAGAGAAAAAGGATGGAAGCGTGATTTACCGCTCTGGAAATGACACCATTATCCAACCGCCGGAATACCGGGAAAAATCTATTACTAATACCTTGGTAAATCTGGTGCTGGGCCTTTTGGTAGGGGCGGCAGCCCTGTGGTTTCTGGTAGTTCCGGCAAAGACCCAGAAAATCAATCAGGCAGCAAATAAAAAGGTGGTAGAATACAGTGACAAAATGGCGACTCTGTCTGCAGAACTGGATCGTATGCAGAAGGATATGGACGCGTCCACGGATTCTGTCAGCACAGCGAAGAGCCAGATTGATGCAGCCAATGCCAAAGCCGCCGGCTATGAAAATCTTATCAAAGCATGGCAGGCCTACCGGGATGGCAGCTATGGCACAGCGGCCAATGCCATGGAGGGAGTTGCCCCGGACGCGCTCTCTGTAGAAGCGAAGGGCATGTATGACACCATTATGAGTGAAATTGGCGGCACGGTGAAGGCAAATTACCAAGCTGCAGCAGGAAGCGCCATGGAAGCCGGGGATTATGACACCGCTATTTCCAATCTGGAAAAAGCCCTGGGTATTGGCTCGCAAGATAGCAATACCATGTTTAACCTGGCTCAGGCTTATGATAAAAAAGGAGATACCCAAAACGCAAACAAGTGGTATCAGAAAATTCATAGATGATTATCCCGGCACAGAGGATGCCCAGAATGCTGCTGATTATATGCAGGCAAACGGCGGTCAGGCAGCAGATGCAGATGAGGGACAGGCAGATAACGGCGAAGACGGAGAAGAGAACTCCGGGGAGGTTCAGGGCGCTTCTGAGGGAGAGCCTGTGACACAGGACGAATAGAATAAAAAACAAAAGAGAAGCCTTGAGGAAAAGGGGCTGTCGTAGCAGATGCAGATCTGAAAACAGAGAAATTTCGGAATGCAGTCTGGGCGGCAGCCCCTTTTCTGCAAAAAAAATTTGGATTGCACCAAAGGGAGCAGGTGCGGAAAGGGGAAGAAAAAAATGGAAGAAACCATGGTAAAGCGGGGAAACAGGCTGATTGTCTATGTACCCAGAGAGCTGGATCATCATTTTGCAGAGCAGATAACCGAGGAGCTGGACAGCGAGCTGGAAAAGGGTACGGTGCGGCAGTTGGTGTTTGATTTTTCAGCAACTACCTTTATGGACAGCTCAGGCATCGGTATGCTTATGGGACGGAAGCGGCTTTTAAGCTGCTGCGGAGGCACGGTAAGCGCCATTCATGTCAGTGACAGAATCTGGCGTATTATGCAGCTTTCTGGAATTTACAAACACATGGAAATCAGTCAGGAAGCGGTGTGGAACCGCAAAATGCGATAGGAGGGGAGAAAAATGACGCATACAAATAAAATGGTGCTGGAGGTAGAGAGCCGTTCCTGCAATGAAGGTCTGGCAAGAATTGCCGTTGCTGCCTTCAGCACACAGCTAAATCCCACCCTGGAGGAGGTGGCAGATATTAAAACTGCTGTGTCAGAGGCAATTACCAACTGCATTGTCCATGCTTATGAAAAGGAAACGGAGTGGATTCGCATTGAGTGTTCTTGTCAGGAAAGAGAGCTGACTGTCATTGTCCGGGATACGGGAAAGGGAATTGAAGATGTGAAAAAGGCGATGGAGCCTCTGTTTACCACAAAGCCGGAGCAGGACCGCTCAGGAATGGGATTTGCCTTTATGGAGGCCTTTATGGACAGAGTATCTGTAGAATCCAGTCCAGGTGCGGGAACGTCCGTAACCATGAAGAAAATCATAGGAAGACAGAAGCCTGTCTTTGATTAGGAGGTTGTATGGATAATATCCTTGCCCTTATCGGGCGCGCGCACCAGGGAGATAAGAGAGCAAGAGATATACTGACAGAGAAAAATATGGGGTTGGTACACAGCATTGCCGCAAGGTTTAAAAACAGAGGAGTGGAGATGGAAGACTTGGTCCAGATAGGGTGTATCGGGCTTTTAAAGGCCATAGACAAATTTGACCTTTCCTATGATGTGAAATTCTCCACCTATGCGGTTCCCATGATAACCGGGGAGATTAAGCGGTTTCTGCGGGACGACGGCATGGTAAAGGTCAGCCGTTCCTTAAAGGAAATGGCGGCAAAGGCATATGCCCTGCGGGAACAGTTGATTTTAGAGAAAGGGCGGGAGCCGCAGATAGAGGAACTTGCAAAAGAACTGGGAGTGTCCAGGGAGGAATTGGTGCTTGCCATGGATTCCCAGGGGCAAGTGGAATCCCTGCAGAAAACTATTTATCAAAGCGATGGGAATGAGATTTCCTTAGGGGAGCGGCTGCCTCAGGAGGAGAATCAGCAGGAAAAGGTGGTAAACCGCATGTTTTTGGAGCAGGCGCTGAATACGCTGGACAAAAAGGAAAGAGAACTGATTTATCTCCGGTTTTTTCAAGACAGAACCCAGAGCAGTATTGCCGGGGAACTGGGTATGTCCCAGGTACAGGTTTCCCGCATGGAGAAAAAAATTTTAAAGCGGCTGCGGGAAAAGCTATAAAAAAGCAGGGGAATATTTCACAAAAAAACAGCCATACTAATTTCTAAAGCAAGAGGCAAGGAGGCTGTCAGATGAGTGAAATTTTGTATATACAGACAGAAAAAAAACGTGGAGGTATACCAGCCGGAGGTGTACCTGCAGGATGTGGCAAAGCTTGCCTGTGGGGATGCCAGAGTGCTGAACCGGAATAAAGTCCGCAGGATATTTACCATTCCAGATGAAAAGCCGGGGCGGTATGTGGTTTCCGCAGCGGATTTGATTCATGCAGTGGCAAAGGAAGAACCAAATGTAGATGTGACGCATGTGGGAGAAGCCGACTTTATTGTGACTTATGAGGGGAAAAAACAGGGAAAGATGTGGATAAGCTGGTTAAAAACAGCCATGGTATGTGCAGTAACCTTTTTTGGCGGCGCATTTTCCATTATGACTTTTAATACAGATGTGGATACCTCCGGGCTGTTTTCTCAGCTTTACCGGCAGTTTACAGGAGAGCTTTCCACAGGGCATACCATTCTGGAATTTGCCTATTGTGTGGGGATCGGGCTTGGAGTTGTGATTTTTTTCAATCACTTCGGGCACTATAAGCTGACCCAGGACCCTACGCCTATGGAGGTACAGATGCGTGTTTACGAAGATGATGTAAACCGCACCCTCATAGCCGTAAAAAACAGAGGAGGAAAAGCATAATGTGGCAGGGAGAGATTCTGGCAGCACTGGCAGCGTTAAGCGGCGGAGCCATTGTGGCTACCGCCCTTGCTGCCTTTATCATTGAACTGGGCATCATTCCCCGTCTTGCCGGAATTACCCATACCGCCAAACATATACTTTTGTACGAAAACTGCCTGATGCTGGGAAGCTTTCTGGGAAATCTGGTATTTATCTATGATTGTTCTCCTCCTCTGGGGCAGATTTTCCTGGCGTTTATGGGGCTTTGTTTTGGAATCTTTCTGGGTTGCTGGATTATTGCACTGGGCGAGGTAGTAAATGTCTTTGCCATTATGGCCCGCCGTTTGGGGCTGAAGAAGGGCACAGCCCTGATTGTACTTTCCATTGCTGTGGGTAAGACGCTGGGAAGTCTTGTGCAGTTCTTTTTGTGGGGATAAAAACAGAAAAACCGCACAGACTAATGGAAAAATAAAATAAGGAAGGTGATTTCCTCATGCAACCACAATCTGAAACTCAACAGAGAAAAGCAAAAGAATACGAACAATATGTAAAACAGAAGACCCCTACCCACAGCCTGCCTTTAAACATGGCAGGAGCCTTTGTTTGTGGAGGGCTGATTTGTACGGTAGGGCAGGTGATTTTAAATATCTGCAAAAACATGGGTATGAACCAGGAGATAAGCGGAGCCTGGACGTCCCTGATTTTGGTGCTGCTCAGTGTGCTGCTTACCGGTTTTGGCATATATCCCAAGCTGGCAAAATGGGGCGGGGCAGGAACTTTGGTTCCCATTACCGGATTTGCCAATTCTGTGGCAGCCCCGGCCATTGAATACCAGAAGGAGGGACAGGTTTTTCGGCATTGGCTGCAAGATTTTCACCATTGCAGGGCCTGTGATACTCTACGGAATTCTCACCTCCTATTTTTTGGGACTGGTTTATTATTTTCTGCATTTATGGGGGATTGTGTAATGGAACAGATGATAGGAAAACAGAGTATA
This region includes:
- a CDS encoding tetratricopeptide repeat protein, with the translated sequence MLSNNPKLIKGYHLLALLYMQEGEYEKARKRLKAAARIDKTNTTTLRFLREIEEQTGRATSLDSRFKIKEKEIEKKDGSVIYRSGNDTIIQPPEYREKSITNTLVNLVLGLLVGAAALWFLVVPAKTQKINQAANKKVVEYSDKMATLSAELDRMQKDMDASTDSVSTAKSQIDAANAKAAGYENLIKAWQAYRDGSYGTAANAMEGVAPDALSVEAKGMYDTIMSEIGGTVKANYQAAAGSAMEAGDYDTAISNLEKALGIGSQDSNTMFNLAQAYDKKGDTQNANKWYQKIHR
- a CDS encoding STAS domain-containing protein, with translation MEETMVKRGNRLIVYVPRELDHHFAEQITEELDSELEKGTVRQLVFDFSATTFMDSSGIGMLMGRKRLLSCCGGTVSAIHVSDRIWRIMQLSGIYKHMEISQEAVWNRKMR
- the spoIIAB gene encoding anti-sigma F factor translates to MTHTNKMVLEVESRSCNEGLARIAVAAFSTQLNPTLEEVADIKTAVSEAITNCIVHAYEKETEWIRIECSCQERELTVIVRDTGKGIEDVKKAMEPLFTTKPEQDRSGMGFAFMEAFMDRVSVESSPGAGTSVTMKKIIGRQKPVFD
- a CDS encoding SigF/SigG family RNA polymerase sporulation sigma factor; the protein is MDNILALIGRAHQGDKRARDILTEKNMGLVHSIAARFKNRGVEMEDLVQIGCIGLLKAIDKFDLSYDVKFSTYAVPMITGEIKRFLRDDGMVKVSRSLKEMAAKAYALREQLILEKGREPQIEELAKELGVSREELVLAMDSQGQVESLQKTIYQSDGNEISLGERLPQEENQQEKVVNRMFLEQALNTLDKKERELIYLRFFQDRTQSSIAGELGMSQVQVSRMEKKILKRLREKL
- a CDS encoding stage V sporulation protein AA, translating into MKFCIYRQKKNVEVYQPEVYLQDVAKLACGDARVLNRNKVRRIFTIPDEKPGRYVVSAADLIHAVAKEEPNVDVTHVGEADFIVTYEGKKQGKMWISWLKTAMVCAVTFFGGAFSIMTFNTDVDTSGLFSQLYRQFTGELSTGHTILEFAYCVGIGLGVVIFFNHFGHYKLTQDPTPMEVQMRVYEDDVNRTLIAVKNRGGKA
- a CDS encoding stage V sporulation protein AB encodes the protein MWQGEILAALAALSGGAIVATALAAFIIELGIIPRLAGITHTAKHILLYENCLMLGSFLGNLVFIYDCSPPLGQIFLAFMGLCFGIFLGCWIIALGEVVNVFAIMARRLGLKKGTALIVLSIAVGKTLGSLVQFFLWG